The DNA region GCAGCTAGGGGGCGTCTACAACAAGCTTGGGACGAGCTTCCGAACGGCAAAGTGGACCTTTGACAAGCGGTTCATCGTCGCGGTGATGCGCAGGGAAGATGGCAACGAGGCGCTTATCGTCCAGGAGATGGGCGCCAAGCAGCCCATGCCCGTGGTCGCGGGCCGGCACATCGACATCGAGGTCAGTCCAGACTCGTCCAAGGTGTACTACTCCGTTCTGGAATTCCAGTGGCTTAGCCCGGCGGACGCGCCGCCGGAGTTCGTGAAGAACGGGCGCGTGACCACCCCGTACCGTCACGGCGTTTTCGCCATCGACCTCGACAGGGCCGCACAGGAAGCCAACCAACCCATCGTCATGACGAAAGAGGACACCAGGGCAATCCACCGCATCTGCCTGTCGCCGGACGGGTCGATGCTGGCAGCGGTCCGCGGTTCCTACACTTCCGAGGGAGACCTGGAGCCGATGGAGCTGATTGTGTTTCCAACAGATGCGGCGGGAGGCTCGGCGATCACGGTGATCAAGCAGGGGAAGATTTTTGAGCCGAGTTGGGGCCCGAACAGCGATCTGCTTCTCTACATCGAGTCGGCAGGAGGGCGTCGCGCGATTCACACGATCAGGCGGGACGGCAGCGACCCAAAGAACGTCACTGGAACCAAAGGCGACTTCGCCTGGCCCCGCATGAGCCCGCAGGGCGGGAAGTAGGGGGCAGGCTACTTCCGGATCGTCACGACACCGGGGCCGCCTTCTTGCCCTTTGATCGTTAACCGGATCGGCA from Armatimonadota bacterium includes:
- a CDS encoding PD40 domain-containing protein; translation: MNQPNLSDAGQPPKIVQRRMVRYAAGLMSLAVIVILYQMLKSCGQDIDLPLSVDTAGMITAVQLDGSNSKVAVIEPDGTIKYPPGASAEFIERDAIWRPDGNRVFFTSNRTEGNYNLFRWNLGSEKVEQRSLGTRSKSSPTFLPAGADGANDSALLMSGGFVLDCNLKTGETRQILPPVVQELGGGDEGAGEQLGGVYNKLGTSFRTAKWTFDKRFIVAVMRREDGNEALIVQEMGAKQPMPVVAGRHIDIEVSPDSSKVYYSVLEFQWLSPADAPPEFVKNGRVTTPYRHGVFAIDLDRAAQEANQPIVMTKEDTRAIHRICLSPDGSMLAAVRGSYTSEGDLEPMELIVFPTDAAGGSAITVIKQGKIFEPSWGPNSDLLLYIESAGGRRAIHTIRRDGSDPKNVTGTKGDFAWPRMSPQGGK